Within Myxococcales bacterium, the genomic segment GTTCTCGTAGAACCGTCTTATATTATCCACGCCACGTTTGAGCATAGCAATTCGATCGATCCCCATCCCAAACGCGAAGCCTGTGTAGCGTTCCGGATCGTAGCCCACCTGCTCAAACACCACAGGATGTATCATGCCGCATCCCAGTATCTCAATCCAGCGCGTGCTTTTGCAGACCTTGCAATCCAACACGGGAGGATTCTGACAAAACAGACATCCTATATCCATCTCGGCACCGGGCTCAACAAATGGAAAGTAGCTTGGGCGAAAGCGCACCCTCGTTGCTTCGCCAAACATGCGGTCGACGAATACCCGAAGGATTCCCTTGAGATGGGAGAAAGCGATATTGTCGCCCACCAAGAAGCCCTCAATTTGGAAAAACATGGGTGAATGCGTGGCATCGTCATCACGACGGTAGACTGCGCCCGGCGCAATGATGGCCAAGGGCGGCTTACGCTGAAGCATCTCTCTTATCTGAATGGTGGAAGTGTGCGTGCGGAGCACATGCCCTGCGGATACGAAAAAGGTGTCCTGCATGTCCATGGCTGGGTGATCTTTAGGGAAGCCGAGCATATGAAAGTTATACTTTTCGAGATCAAT encodes:
- the pheS gene encoding phenylalanine--tRNA ligase subunit alpha, encoding MSESSDAWARVTEGLRQISEEFKEAFSKAKDEPELRRINATLVGSKGTLTGLLKLIPALPSEARRDAGQEINRVKREIEASFAACLSGFHQASRRAELTNAHIDVTLPGRGVPPGSIHVITQTRDALVEIFGSLGFEVADGPEIDLEKYNFHMLGFPKDHPAMDMQDTFFVSAGHVLRTHTSTIQIREMLQRKPPLAIIAPGAVYRRDDDATHSPMFFQIEGFLVGDNIAFSHLKGILRVFVDRMFGEATRVRFRPSYFPFVEPGAEMDIGCLFCQNPPVLDCKVCKSTRWIEILGCGMIHPVVFEQVGYDPERYTGFAFGMGIDRIAMLKRGVDNIRRFYENDLRFLKQF